From Candidatus Palauibacter australiensis, one genomic window encodes:
- a CDS encoding type II toxin-antitoxin system VapB family antitoxin, whose translation MRKTSVEIDDGLIEQVRALLGTSSIKETIDSALREVLRREARRQEIEALATMDGLELSNEKVMAGAWRS comes from the coding sequence ATGAGAAAAACCAGCGTGGAAATCGACGACGGGCTCATCGAACAGGTTCGGGCCCTCCTTGGGACGTCCTCCATCAAGGAGACGATCGACTCCGCCTTGCGCGAAGTCCTGCGTCGGGAGGCGCGACGCCAGGAGATCGAGGCCCTGGCGACGATGGATGGGCTCGAACTGTCGAACGAGAAGGTCATGGCCGGCGCCTGGCGTTCCTGA
- a CDS encoding PIN domain-containing protein codes for MAYLIDKSALARMAHPRVHARLTPVIETGQAATCAIIDLEVLYSTRNGEEHARARARRALAYRHVPLTEAIFQRAIAVQGLLARRAQHRVPIADLIIAAAAEASHLTVLHYDADFDTIAAVTGQVTEWVAPRGSL; via the coding sequence GTGGCCTACCTCATCGACAAGAGCGCGCTGGCACGCATGGCGCATCCCCGGGTCCACGCACGGCTCACGCCGGTCATCGAAACGGGCCAGGCGGCGACCTGCGCCATCATCGACCTGGAGGTGCTCTACTCCACCCGTAATGGCGAGGAGCACGCGCGAGCGCGGGCCCGGCGTGCGCTGGCGTACCGTCACGTTCCACTCACGGAAGCGATCTTTCAGCGGGCCATCGCAGTGCAGGGACTGCTCGCCCGCCGGGCGCAGCACCGGGTGCCGATCGCCGACCTCATCATTGCCGCCGCAGCCGAAGCCTCCCACCTGACCGTCCTCCACTACGATGCGGATTTCGACACGATCGCGGCCGTCACGGGCCAGGTTACCGAATGGGTTGCCCCACGGGGTTCCCTCTAG
- a CDS encoding DCC1-like thiol-disulfide oxidoreductase family protein, with product MPADPDPGLEGRPIVLFDGVCNLCAGAVRFIIRRDRRGRFRFAALQSDAGRRILAEQGASLPEAGEPLPEAGEPPESLILVADGRTHARSGAAFRIAAGLDGGWPLLAVFLVIPAPLRDLAYRLVARNRYRWFGKQTACELPRTDESWRFLDA from the coding sequence GTGCCCGCCGATCCGGATCCGGGCCTGGAAGGCCGCCCCATCGTCCTCTTCGACGGCGTCTGCAACCTGTGTGCGGGCGCCGTCCGTTTCATCATCCGCCGGGACCGCCGCGGCCGCTTCCGCTTCGCCGCGCTTCAGTCCGACGCGGGACGCCGGATCCTCGCGGAACAAGGGGCGTCGCTACCGGAAGCCGGAGAGCCGCTACCGGAAGCCGGAGAGCCGCCTGAATCCCTGATCCTCGTCGCGGACGGACGCACCCACGCGCGAAGCGGAGCGGCGTTTCGCATCGCGGCCGGGCTCGACGGGGGATGGCCGCTGCTCGCCGTCTTCCTGGTCATCCCCGCCCCGCTGCGCGACCTCGCCTACCGCCTCGTAGCCCGGAACCGCTACCGCTGGTTCGGCAAGCAGACCGCCTGCGAACTCCCCCGCACCGACGAAAGCTGGCGCTTCCTCGACGCCTGA
- a CDS encoding choice-of-anchor B family protein, with translation MNRRILFVAAGLALAGPAVVGAQQFGGALAVSGDQVLVGEAGNGTMSGIVWVYGLTGSGWAETGQVTVSDQVRVPDGFGRAVATQGDWLWAGAPLEADGAGAVYLFRSDGAGGWERTARLEAPEGARAFGSAIALAEGVAIVSSPAADDGRGAVFSYTLGSDGSASAGMALRRAEGVATEGFGAALALDGETLLVGTRESGDAPPVVFAFARGGSGSWTAAGTLEAPSLQERSGFGASLAVRDGFALVGAPTLRESGGAVFAFSRGAEGWAMEARLGPLLPEPNAQFGSSLGFDGGDILIGAPGSGMGAGTLYAYRRDAEGQWREASILLRSPLGERSGFAGAATQSGEHLVIGATGLDSGAGAAVVYERSAAGSWEEGGTLVNDYRGFPAIAGEEIECTEGQAHVFECRDVNITAFMPIKDLGGTRATRVNDIWGWTDPETGREIAIVGRTDGTSFVDVSDPHHPRFLGDLPATEGSRHMIWRDIKVYRDHAYIVADAALEHGVQVFDLRQLRDVGAEPVTFEETFLYDGIHSAHNIVINEETGFAYAVGNSGGGETCGGGLHMIDLEDPAQPVFAGCFAQEGTGRRGTGYVHDAQCVIYRGPDAEHVGKEICLGSNETAFNIADVSDKDAPVGLATIDYPNVAYAHQGWLTDDHRYFYMNDEGDEPQGLVEGTRTLVWDVTDLDDPILVTEYIAETTATDHNLYIVGDLMYQSNYSAGFRVLDISDPENPVEIGFFDTSPYQGGASWSNYPYFASGTIAVTGTGDGLFLLKNMARPRLVP, from the coding sequence ATGAATCGGCGAATTCTTTTCGTGGCGGCGGGGCTGGCGCTGGCGGGTCCGGCGGTCGTGGGCGCGCAGCAGTTCGGCGGTGCGCTGGCCGTGAGCGGCGACCAGGTGCTGGTCGGCGAAGCGGGCAACGGCACGATGTCGGGCATCGTGTGGGTCTACGGCCTGACGGGTTCGGGCTGGGCGGAGACGGGGCAGGTCACGGTGTCCGACCAGGTGCGGGTTCCGGACGGGTTCGGGCGGGCGGTCGCCACGCAGGGGGACTGGCTGTGGGCGGGCGCTCCGCTCGAAGCGGACGGGGCCGGCGCGGTCTACCTGTTCCGGTCCGACGGGGCGGGTGGCTGGGAGCGGACGGCTCGGCTCGAGGCGCCGGAGGGTGCGCGGGCGTTCGGGAGCGCCATCGCGCTGGCCGAGGGCGTCGCGATCGTGTCTTCCCCCGCAGCGGATGACGGACGGGGGGCGGTGTTCTCGTATACGCTGGGCTCCGACGGGTCCGCGTCCGCGGGCATGGCGTTGCGGCGAGCGGAGGGCGTGGCCACCGAGGGGTTCGGTGCGGCGCTGGCCCTCGACGGCGAGACGCTGCTCGTCGGCACGCGGGAGTCCGGCGACGCGCCGCCCGTCGTGTTCGCCTTCGCCCGCGGCGGTTCGGGGTCGTGGACGGCGGCCGGGACGCTCGAAGCGCCGTCGCTCCAGGAGCGCAGCGGATTCGGGGCCTCGCTCGCCGTGCGCGACGGCTTCGCGCTGGTGGGCGCCCCGACCCTCAGGGAGAGCGGCGGGGCCGTCTTCGCCTTCTCGCGGGGCGCCGAGGGCTGGGCGATGGAGGCGCGCCTCGGCCCGCTCCTGCCGGAACCCAACGCGCAGTTCGGGTCCTCCCTCGGCTTCGACGGCGGCGACATCCTCATCGGGGCGCCGGGCAGCGGCATGGGCGCCGGCACTCTCTACGCCTACCGGCGAGACGCCGAGGGCCAGTGGCGCGAGGCTTCCATCCTCCTGCGCTCTCCCCTCGGCGAGCGCTCCGGCTTCGCCGGCGCGGCGACACAATCCGGCGAGCACCTCGTCATCGGCGCGACGGGCCTCGACTCCGGCGCCGGCGCCGCCGTCGTCTACGAACGGTCCGCCGCCGGCTCGTGGGAGGAGGGCGGCACCCTCGTCAACGACTACCGCGGCTTCCCCGCCATCGCCGGCGAGGAGATCGAGTGCACCGAGGGGCAGGCGCATGTCTTCGAGTGCCGGGACGTGAACATCACCGCCTTCATGCCGATCAAGGACCTCGGCGGCACGCGCGCCACGCGCGTCAACGACATCTGGGGCTGGACCGACCCCGAGACCGGCCGCGAAATCGCGATCGTCGGGCGTACGGACGGCACCTCGTTCGTCGACGTCAGCGACCCGCACCACCCGCGCTTCCTCGGCGACCTGCCCGCCACGGAGGGCTCGCGGCACATGATCTGGCGCGACATCAAGGTCTATCGCGACCACGCCTACATCGTCGCGGACGCGGCGCTGGAGCACGGCGTGCAGGTGTTCGACCTGCGGCAACTGCGCGACGTGGGCGCGGAACCCGTGACGTTCGAGGAGACGTTCCTCTACGACGGGATCCACTCGGCCCACAACATCGTCATCAACGAGGAGACCGGCTTCGCCTATGCCGTCGGGAACAGCGGCGGAGGCGAGACGTGTGGCGGCGGCCTCCACATGATCGATCTCGAGGATCCGGCCCAGCCCGTCTTCGCGGGCTGCTTCGCGCAGGAGGGGACGGGACGCCGGGGCACGGGCTACGTGCACGACGCCCAGTGCGTCATCTACCGCGGCCCCGACGCCGAGCACGTGGGCAAGGAGATCTGCCTCGGCTCGAACGAGACGGCGTTCAACATCGCGGATGTGAGCGACAAGGACGCGCCCGTCGGCCTCGCCACGATCGACTATCCGAACGTCGCCTACGCGCACCAGGGCTGGCTGACCGACGATCACCGCTACTTCTACATGAACGACGAGGGGGATGAGCCCCAGGGTCTCGTGGAGGGGACGCGCACACTGGTGTGGGACGTGACGGACCTCGACGATCCGATCCTCGTCACCGAGTACATCGCGGAGACGACAGCTACCGACCACAACCTCTACATCGTCGGCGACCTCATGTACCAGTCGAACTACTCGGCCGGATTCCGCGTGCTCGACATCTCGGACCCGGAGAACCCGGTCGAGATCGGCTTCTTCGACACCTCGCCCTACCAGGGCGGCGCGTCGTGGAGCAACTACCCCTACTTCGCGAGCGGCACGATCGCCGTGACGGGGACCGGGGACGGGCTCTTCCTGCTCAAGAACATGGCGAGACCCCGCCTCGTGCCGTGA